TCGACGCCTCCCTCCTCAAACATTTGGTCTGTAGACCAGATTTAAAACTTCTATGAAAAAAAGAGCAGATTTAAAACGTTTTCCATCACTTCTTCATATTTACATTCTAAAATAAACTGGAACTCCAATTAATTCCTGGTTGGCATTTTCTTCATGACTTCGTCAAGTTGCTCAGTTTGTTTGCTCAATCTAAAACTGGCAACTTTCTCAAATCCGAGCCCTACCGCACTCCCCAATCCCCATGCATTACTCTTTGTACAGTTTATGATTTTCAGCTTCCTTAATCAAATCTCCATAAGAAACAAATGGTCGCCATCTCGAATTACTGTAATATCATCGATTTCAGCAAGATCTCGACTTAACAGTTTCGTAGGATAATAACCGGCAAACTTCTGACCTACAGAAAAATTGCAGGATAAGTATATTGGAACTAAAACAAGGAATGCTCTGTGTGATTTAGATAGTACCCAGTGCTAGTATCTTGAATTATGCCTAATTAGGCTTTCATGCTATTTGCTTAGTACAACTGCTGCTGTTTTTTGGGATGGCAAAAGAACTGAAGAACTCCAAAAGAAGCCAGGGCACAACTCTATCCAGAAAATGTTCCACTATGATATCAACTATGAATGACAGATGCTACAAGGTTGCATTATTAGCTAACTGGGCTAATACAAACCCAGTGCGGCATCGATTCATCAACTTAGCATTGAAATCAAAACTCTTGTGTTACCTAGGGCCAGAAGTTGGTCCTTTAGAATTATGGACATCACTTTACTTACTGGGCTAGGGCCCTGCAACGGGGTCCACTTAAACTCAGTTGCAGGACTACTTTAAATTCTTACTGGAGTAAGATTTAGTTGAATAATTGTAACTAAAACTTCGACAGCTTAACCTTAAATGTTTCTTTAGCAGGCAAGAGTATTATAACTAAAACTTGGACAGCTTAACCTTTAAGTGTTTCTGTAGCAGGCAAGTATATTAGCATACTGATCTAAGACAGGTTATCAGCTGGAGCCTGGAAGTGGTGTTTCCGGACGAATACTGTGTAAGAAAGTTATGCTCTGGTTATGATGTAGCACTATACAGCTCTTTTCAGTTCTCATATAAATttagagtaaaaaaaaactagtgaTAGGCTATTAGAAACCTAAGCAACCAAATATACTGAGAAGCTGAAGCCCCTCTGGACCAAATATCTGAGAAGCTGTCTTTTGGAAAAAGCTAAGGCCTTGTATATGGAGTTTAAATATTAATCATGTATTTGATTAATGAATACTTACGAGCTATGCTGAAAAGTTGATCAAGAGATCCTGGTAAATTTATAACTTTTGCACATGGACCCCCTGAACTTTGGTTCTGTTGGGTATGGATATGAATTAtcactctttttctttctgacaCCACAGAACCATCATAATCATGTGAGCAAATTCCACCTTCTGTGTGTATATCTGTGATCTCCTGGAGTTCTTCAGCAACTGAGCATGTAAGCATTTCACATGGGATCCTTGACTGTCTTGTTTTTGTGTCATGCCATGTGTTTTTAAACCTGTCATGGGCCTCTATATCTCCTGTTGTGTTGTTGCCGTTTAATATTTGTTGATGTGCATTGGCCTTTCCTTTGTCCATAACACAATTTGTAAATATATGATCTTCCATGCCTTCACCTTTATCAGGCCAATAAATGTTTCTACTGACAGTCTTGCAAATGTCTCCATGTCTATCTGATCCATTGTGTTCATTATGGTGTTCTCCACTGCAACATAATGTTACTGTTTCTCTTGCTTTTGATTCATTGTTTTCATTGACTTGATTGAATGCAGAACGTCTGTTGTACTTTCCAGAGTGTTGATTGAGCATCCCTTGACATATGTCCGCTATCTCAGTAGAGAGCCTTTGATCTGTGTTCATTTTCTGCCAAATGCACAATAATACTAAATCACCAATTTTCTTTCTGCAtagacaactaaattatcaaaACATGATGCCATAAAGATGACAAATCGCGAACTCACCTGATAAAGATTGTTTATTATGATTtctttgtcatgtttgttttcCTGAATTATGTTTTTGAGCACTGTTGTGTTCAGCCTTAGTAGTTGGGAAACTCTGGAAGTGCGGAAAGTGGATGGCTGGGGAATGTTGCAGAGAACTCCTATTTCACCAAATATGTCAGCACCAGATAGTATTTCCTGAACCTGGATTTTGTAATGATACACATCAAATTCTGGATTAACTTCTGTCCTTTAAATcatatgacattttttttgtctcgtACCTTTTCTGTCCCATCAATCATTATCCGTTCTTCCTGCCAAATAAAATAGCAAAACTTACAATAGCATACATGGATGTAAGAAACTGCAGAATTGTGAAAATTATAGTTAGACTAACCACTGCTCCTGAGACTAATATGTAAACATCTGTCGGTGTTTCATTTTGGAGTATGACCGTTTCTCTTGGTGGGTAGTACTCTGCTTCCATTGCGTTAACCTACATTCAAACAGTAATGTATGACCTTGCAGTTGTTGATTGTATTCATGGTGCGCTATTTTACAATTGCTCTAGGATAACAAACTAGCTTTCATGTGCTCATACCAATTGGAGCATGCAAGTGAAGGAAACACCATGGAAAAGATGTATCTTTTCTAGGACAGGGAGGAATAAGTGGCATGCTATGCTTGAACGGATTGCCTTGGGAAGACTATCCAATGTTTCTTTCTGTTTCAGCTCCTCTGTCTTATACCTTAGGCAGATATGAGCTAGCATTTCATCCCTAATTTGTGCTGGTAACTGATTTCTTGCAGCAAACTGAGAGGCTGCATGGATGGTATCCCTCTGAAGAATTGACCAGAAAGGTTAGTAGGTACAAAAAACACTATTCCGTATGGTATTCTTGAAATAGAAGGTCTTGCATCTATGCATGTCGATACATGTGGGAGTGCACAGGCGTGTTTATGTGTGTTCAGTTAGCTAGAGTCTTTGCGCATATCTGAACATGCAAGGCCTTTGGGCAACTGGGAATCCAGAGTCAAGACATGCTAGCAACATATGTATAAGCGAggtattattttattttattttaacttATCCTGGCCTATAATCTATAGGTGCATTTGCATTATGTTAATTACAATCAAGTTAGCATGTAACTTCCCTTTGATAAGATCATCCCACAGAAACAAATAACCTCTTACTTTCATTATTTATTCCAGTCCTTTTCTAAAGCTAAGCACATCACCAGAATAACAACAATACTTTTTGAAGGTATTTGGAAGAGTACGTACAAAATTCCTGGTACGGCAACTTCCCTGGACAACCAGATTTGTCATGTTTCCAATGAGGTATGCCGTCAATCCCAGGTTAAATAGCATGAAGCATATGCTAAATGACATTTCTCTTGGATTTTCTGCGTGTAAATCCCCATAACCAGTTGTCGTGAGTGTTGTAATGGACCAATAAATTGCTGTAATATATCTAACCCATAGACTCTCTGATCTGTAGTTTGGTATTGCTGCTCCTATCCAGGTTCTTGTTGGATCAGGGTATCTATCAGCTATTAAGTAAATGAAACATCCTGAACAATGTGCTGCAAAAAGAGTAACCTGCAATGTTCACTCAAACATATAAGATTAAGTTTCCTTCATTGGGGCAGTAATACGTCGATTTATTTCATACTTGGAGTCTTGGAGAAGAGAGCATGCAAACTTACAGAAATTAGTTTGGTGCACCTTATCCAGTAGTAGTTTAATCGGATATCCTTTTCAAGCCTAGAGGGGGAGATTTAAATTATTAATTTACATCCATCTTATTTTCAAGTTTCAAGTAAAAAAAGATATGCACCTGGCAAATAAAGCACTGAGGCGCCGAAGACGCCATAATCGAAGCATGTTAAGTATCCTATAAGTAAGGCCATTTCCATGCTTGTTAAATAGTAGCCCAAATGGTTGATATGGAATAGTTGAGCAAACGTCAAAAATGAACCATGAAGAGAGATATCTGCGTAAAGGCTtttgtcagttttcttcaAATTGTTAACTTCGCGTTTGTGTTTTACCATTCAGAGTAACATAGTTGAGAATACTTGAGGTGCAAGTGCCAACCTAGCTGCTATCTGTTTTGGATTATCCACTAGAAGATAAGACTTGCGATCAAGATAGGCTAGAAAAAAGGTGAGAACAATATCAATTGCAAAGAAACTGTTGACAATGTTCTCAACCAGGAAAAGTTTCCATGACATATGCCTCAGAAATGCTAGTTCAAATGGGTAGTTCCATGCTGAATAaacaacaagcacaagcaAGAACGTCTCCCAGGTCCTACAGACACAGAAGAGCGAGAAATTATGTTAAGTATTCATATAAACATGCACATATGAAGtgagagaaaacaaagaatGTGATTTTACCTGTAACGGGAATCATAAGGAGAAATGATGAATTTCCTCAACTTGATAGACTGGTTTGCTCTTGCTCCTAGAGATGGGAGTAGGTCATTGTGGAAGATATTGCTAACATTTTCCATTGGAGTGTCTAGTTAGAACTGACGTTCCTAGTTCCTACTTGATGGACTTTTCCATTGGAGTTTCTAGTTAGAAGCAGGATTTACCTAACTCAATGATGCTAGTTCCTACGAGATGTTTGGACTGCGGAAGATATTGATCTTGGCAATTGGCATGCCTTTGAATTTTGATGCGTGGTGAGTGCAGCATAAATAAGATTTGGGTTTAGCTCCaagaaagaagaggatgaaTGAAACACCGGAAGTAAGATCCTTGATGTGGACTTCAAAAGATAGTGACGTTTTATTTGTTTCTActtgaaaataaaacaaataagtGGTCTGGGCTTACTACTCATGATTTTGGTAGGTTAGCTATGAATGGGCTGTAAATGTTCTGGTGTACCAAGTGTGGTCAGGGTTTAGGAGAAGGTGTATGCCAGTCTTTTGGGAAGTCTTTTCAGATTTGACAGACAGGTCTTGCAGAGTTGTAGGCT
The Brachypodium distachyon strain Bd21 chromosome 2, Brachypodium_distachyon_v3.0, whole genome shotgun sequence genome window above contains:
- the LOC100824787 gene encoding potassium channel KAT2 isoform X3, whose amino-acid sequence is MENVSNIFHNDLLPSLGARANQSIKLRKFIISPYDSRYRTWETFLLVLVVYSAWNYPFELAFLRHMSWKLFLVENIVNSFFAIDIVLTFFLAYLDRKSYLLVDNPKQIAARYLSSWFIFDVCSTIPYQPFGLLFNKHGNGLTYRILNMLRLWRLRRLSALFARLEKDIRLNYYWIRCTKLISVTLFAAHCSGCFIYLIADRYPDPTRTWIGAAIPNYRSESLWVRYITAIYWSITTLTTTGYGDLHAENPREMSFSICFMLFNLGLTAYLIGNMTNLVVQGSCRTRNFRDTIHAASQFAARNQLPAQIRDEMLAHICLRYKTEELKQKETLDSLPKAIRSSIACHLFLPVLEKIHLFHGVSFTCMLQLVNAMEAEYYPPRETVILQNETPTDVYILVSGAVEERIMIDGTEKVQEILSGADIFGEIGVLCNIPQPSTFRTSRVSQLLRLNTTVLKNIIQENKHDKEIIINNLYQKMNTDQRLSTEIADICQGMLNQHSGKYNRRSAFNQVNENNESKARETVTLCCSGEHHNEHNGSDRHGDICKTVSRNIYWPDKGEGMEDHIFTNCVMDKGKANAHQQILNGNNTTGDIEAHDRFKNTWHDTKTRQSRIPCEMLTCSVAEELQEITDIHTEGGICSHDYDGYSIRPETPLPGSS
- the LOC100824787 gene encoding potassium channel KAT2 isoform X2, which codes for MENVSNIFHNDLLPSLGARANQSIKLRKFIISPYDSRYRTWETFLLVLVVYSAWNYPFELAFLRHMSWKLFLVENIVNSFFAIDIVLTFFLAYLDRKSYLLVDNPKQIAARYLSSWFIFDVCSTIPYQPFGLLFNKHGNGLTYRILNMLRLWRLRRLSALFARLEKDIRLNYYWIRCTKLISVTLFAAHCSGCFIYLIADRYPDPTRTWIGAAIPNYRSESLWVRYITAIYWSITTLTTTGYGDLHAENPREMSFSICFMLFNLGLTAYLIGNMTNLVVQGSCRTRNFRDTIHAASQFAARNQLPAQIRDEMLAHICLRYKTEELKQKETLDSLPKAIRSSIACHLFLPVLEKIHLFHGVSFTCMLQLVNAMEAEYYPPRETVILQNETPTDVYILVSGAVEERIMIDGTEKVQEILSGADIFGEIGVLCNIPQPSTFRTSRVSQLLRLNTTVLKNIIQENKHDKEIIINNLYQKMNTDQRLSTEIADICQGMLNQHSGKYNRRSAFNQVNENNESKARETVTLCCSGEHHNEHNGSDRHGDICKTVSRNIYWPDKGEGMEDHIFTNCVMDKGKANAHQQILNGNNTTGDIEAHDRFKNTWHDTKTRQSRIPCEMLTCSVAEELQEITDIHTEGGICSHDYDGSVVSERKRVIIHIHTQQNQSSGGPCAKVINLPGSLDQLFSIAQVCRLLSYETVKSRSC
- the LOC100824787 gene encoding potassium channel KAT2 isoform X1, whose protein sequence is MENVSNIFHNDLLPSLGARANQSIKLRKFIISPYDSRYRTWETFLLVLVVYSAWNYPFELAFLRHMSWKLFLVENIVNSFFAIDIVLTFFLAYLDRKSYLLVDNPKQIAARYLSSWFIFDVCSTIPYQPFGLLFNKHGNGLTYRILNMLRLWRLRRLSALFARLEKDIRLNYYWIRCTKLISVTLFAAHCSGCFIYLIADRYPDPTRTWIGAAIPNYRSESLWVRYITAIYWSITTLTTTGYGDLHAENPREMSFSICFMLFNLGLTAYLIGNMTNLVVQGSCRTRNFRDTIHAASQFAARNQLPAQIRDEMLAHICLRYKTEELKQKETLDSLPKAIRSSIACHLFLPVLEKIHLFHGVSFTCMLQLVNAMEAEYYPPRETVILQNETPTDVYILVSGAVEERIMIDGTEKVQEILSGADIFGEIGVLCNIPQPSTFRTSRVSQLLRLNTTVLKNIIQENKHDKEIIINNLYQKMNTDQRLSTEIADICQGMLNQHSGKYNRRSAFNQVNENNESKARETVTLCCSGEHHNEHNGSDRHGDICKTVSRNIYWPDKGEGMEDHIFTNCVMDKGKANAHQQILNGNNTTGDIEAHDRFKNTWHDTKTRQSRIPCEMLTCSVAEELQEITDIHTEGGICSHDYDGSVVSERKRVIIHIHTQQNQSSGGPCAKVINLPGSLDQLFSIARQKFAGYYPTKLLSRDLAEIDDITVIRDGDHLFLMEI
- the LOC100824787 gene encoding potassium channel KAT2 isoform X4, encoding MENVSNIFHNDLLPSLGARANQSIKLRKFIISPYDSRYRTWETFLLVLVVYSAWNYPFELAFLRHMSWKLFLVENIVNSFFAIDIVLTFFLAYLDRKSYLLVDNPKQIAARYLSSWFIFDVCSTIPYQPFGLLFNKHGNGLTYRILNMLRLWRLRRLSALFARLEKDIRLNYYWIRCTKLISVTLFAAHCSGCFIYLIADRYPDPTRTWIGAAIPNYRSESLWVRYITAIYWSITTLTTTGYGDLHAENPREMSFSICFMLFNLGLTAYLIGNMTNLVVQGSCRTRNFVNAMEAEYYPPRETVILQNETPTDVYILVSGAVEERIMIDGTEKVQEILSGADIFGEIGVLCNIPQPSTFRTSRVSQLLRLNTTVLKNIIQENKHDKEIIINNLYQKMNTDQRLSTEIADICQGMLNQHSGKYNRRSAFNQVNENNESKARETVTLCCSGEHHNEHNGSDRHGDICKTVSRNIYWPDKGEGMEDHIFTNCVMDKGKANAHQQILNGNNTTGDIEAHDRFKNTWHDTKTRQSRIPCEMLTCSVAEELQEITDIHTEGGICSHDYDGSVVSERKRVIIHIHTQQNQSSGGPCAKVINLPGSLDQLFSIARQKFAGYYPTKLLSRDLAEIDDITVIRDGDHLFLMEI